The DNA sequence AAGGTGGACCTCGACCGCCTCTCGCGCCGCGCCCGCGAGACCAACACATTCCTCGTCGTGGACGCGATCCAGGGCCTGGGAGCGGTGCCGGTGGACCTGCAGGCCACCCCGGTGGACATCCTCTCCTGCGGCGGACAGAAGTGGCTCCTCTCGCCCTGGGGCAGCGGGTTCGTGTACGTGCGGAAGAAACTGATCCCGGTGGTGGAGCCGGTGGTGATGGGATGGATGGCGTTCGAGGGCACGGACGACTTCACCCGGCTGACCGATTACGACCCGCACCTCCGCGGCGACGCGAAGCGCTACGAGATGATCAGTCTCCCCTTCCAGGATTTTGCCGGGTACAACACCTCGGTGCAGCTGCTGCTCGACGCCGGCATTCCCGCCGTGGCCAGGCACATTGCCGAGGTACAGGAGCCGGTGCTGGCCTGGGCGGCTCGCAAGGGCGTGCAGGTCACTTCGCCGGTCGGGGCGCACGGGTCGGGGATCGTGTGCGTGGCGGTGCCGGAACCGGCAGAAGCCTACCAGGCCATCCGCGCACAGGGGGTCATTGCCAGTGTGCGGGAGGGGGCCATCCGGCTGAGCCCGCACCTGTTCAACTCCGTCGACGAGATGGAACGGGTGACGAAGATGCTCGACCGGGTGTGAACGTCACCCTGGCGAAAGCCGGGGTCCAATCAAGGAAAAGTGGACGAGGGAGGGTCGGGGGAGAGCCGGAGATTCGGAATGACCCTTTGTGGTGTGCCAACGCAACCACCAACGTATTCTTTCCGACCCTCCGCCTTTTTCCGACCTTCCCTCGTCCGTTGTTTCGGAACTACGATCAGGTCGCTGCCTCCTGAATTCGAGAAGAACCCATGACCTCATTCCATGACGCACTCCAGGCCGGTTACAGCTTTGACGGGCCCAGTGTCACGCTCGGCGCCGCACTCGACGGCGCCACGGTCCATCCCGCCCCTAAGGTCTGCATACCGCTGGCGATGATGAACCGTCACGGGCTGGTGGCCGGCGCCACCGGTACCGGCAAGAGCAAGACGCTGCAGCTGCTCGCCGAGCAGCTCTCGGTGCAGGGTGTGCCGGTGTTCGTGGCGGACCTCAAGGGGGATCTCTCCGGCCTGGCCATGCCGGGCGAGACCAACAAGCGGATCGAGGAGCGGGCCACCAGCATCGGCTGGGACTGGCAGGGCGCCGGTGTGCCGGTGGAGTTCGTGAGCCTGACCGGAAAGCTGGGCGTGCAACTGCGGGCCACCGTCAGCTCGTTCGGGCCTCTCCTCCTCGGCAAGGTGCTCTCGCTCAACGAGACGCAGACCAGCGTCCTGTCGCTGGTGTTCAAGTTCTGCGACGACCAGGGGATGCCACTCCTCGACTTTGCCGACCTCCGGTCGGTGCTCCAGTACCTCGACAGCGACGAAGGAAAGCCCGCGCTCAAGGAGTACGGCGGGATGTCCTCGGCGTCGGTGGGGGTACTGCTCCGGAAGATGGTCGAGCTGGAAGAGCAGGGGGCGGAGGCGTTCTTCGGCGAGCCGGAGTTCGACGTCCGGGACCTCCTGACCTGCACCTCGGACGGGCGCGGCGTGGTGACCTGCCTCGAGTTGTCCGATGTGCAGGACA is a window from the Gemmatimonadales bacterium genome containing:
- a CDS encoding aminotransferase class V-fold PLP-dependent enzyme produces the protein MSTDFAALRREEFSALDDAIYLNSASVGPIPERTRRRIDEYSSMRTAPHRMNDHDFFSELDQARALTAQLLNVTAGEIALAFNTSYGLNLAARGLPLERGDVVLASDREFPANVYPWIRLADGGVSLELAPVTAEGWPDEDFLVERMADPKVRVLAVSLVQFSNGFKVDLDRLSRRARETNTFLVVDAIQGLGAVPVDLQATPVDILSCGGQKWLLSPWGSGFVYVRKKLIPVVEPVVMGWMAFEGTDDFTRLTDYDPHLRGDAKRYEMISLPFQDFAGYNTSVQLLLDAGIPAVARHIAEVQEPVLAWAARKGVQVTSPVGAHGSGIVCVAVPEPAEAYQAIRAQGVIASVREGAIRLSPHLFNSVDEMERVTKMLDRV